In Streptomyces capitiformicae, one genomic interval encodes:
- a CDS encoding fumarylacetoacetate hydrolase family protein, whose protein sequence is MKRWVEGHALGTFSNGQDRYAGLIVGDQVIRLDRFGLVDPPVTVRALLEHWDAVRPRLPEIAATAGEASAQPLAQVRVHAPVEPRQIIQAGANYRSHVAEIIVSGRAADDPRSDDELRRAAEEMMDERARTGSPFFFTGMASALCGPDDDVILPDEAHQVDWEVELTVVIGRTARRVPPEKAMDHVAGYTVCNDISARDLQFPAEHRALGGDWLRSKNRPTFLPCGPFVVPADLIADHRQLQLTLDLNGERKQQDTAANLLFDVPTLIAEASAATTLHPGDLVLTGSPAGNAGRWKRWLRPGDVLEAAITGLGGQRNTCVAEKV, encoded by the coding sequence GTGAAGCGCTGGGTGGAAGGTCATGCCCTCGGCACCTTCTCGAACGGTCAGGACCGGTACGCCGGTCTGATCGTCGGGGACCAGGTGATACGTCTCGACCGTTTCGGACTCGTGGACCCTCCGGTGACGGTCAGAGCGCTTCTGGAGCATTGGGATGCCGTTCGCCCCAGACTGCCGGAGATAGCGGCGACGGCTGGTGAGGCCTCCGCGCAGCCGCTGGCGCAGGTGCGTGTTCACGCTCCTGTCGAGCCGCGTCAGATCATCCAGGCCGGCGCCAACTACCGATCCCACGTTGCCGAGATCATCGTCTCCGGCCGTGCCGCCGACGACCCGCGCTCCGACGACGAACTGCGCCGCGCGGCAGAGGAGATGATGGACGAGCGGGCCCGCACCGGAAGCCCGTTCTTCTTCACCGGTATGGCATCCGCCCTGTGCGGCCCCGACGACGACGTCATCCTGCCGGACGAGGCGCACCAGGTCGACTGGGAAGTCGAACTGACCGTCGTCATCGGCAGAACCGCCCGGCGCGTGCCGCCCGAGAAAGCCATGGACCATGTCGCCGGATACACCGTCTGCAACGACATCAGCGCCCGTGACCTCCAGTTCCCCGCCGAACACCGTGCCCTGGGCGGCGACTGGCTCCGGTCCAAGAACCGACCGACCTTCCTGCCGTGCGGACCGTTCGTCGTACCGGCCGACCTCATCGCCGATCACCGCCAGTTGCAGTTGACGCTCGACCTCAACGGCGAGCGCAAACAGCAGGACACCGCAGCCAACCTCCTCTTCGACGTGCCTACATTGATCGCCGAGGCCTCGGCGGCCACGACGCTCCACCCGGGCGACCTGGTCCTCACGGGCAGCCCCGCGGGCAACGCAGGCCGCTGGAAGCGCTGGCTGCGCCCCGGCGATGTACTGGAGGCCGCGATCACCGGGCTCGGCGGCCAGCGCAACACCTGCGTGGCGGAGAAGGTGTGA
- a CDS encoding amidohydrolase family protein, which translates to MTVDVHAHVVLPELEEAVAGWPERAAARALEARRTGPKAQAVSGPMIRERIPMLTDATARLAAMDACGVDIQLVSPVPDYHYWADEELARTVWELANTGVAAHCAQAPERLRGLGLVPLQHPHLAVEALEHALEQGLSGVEISSHAPGRELSDPAYEPFWSRAEETGAVLFLHPYGCTLDERLDQWYLSNTVGQPTENAVALSHLIFSGVLDRHPELKLIAAHGGGYLPTHIGRSDHAWRVRPDARGCARPPSSYLKRLYFDSLVHDPSVLRELIRIAGADRVLLGSDFPFDMGADDPLAALRAAHLPDPDFHAIRGANAASLLRLT; encoded by the coding sequence TTGACTGTCGACGTCCACGCCCACGTCGTACTCCCCGAGCTGGAGGAGGCCGTCGCCGGGTGGCCGGAACGCGCCGCCGCCCGCGCTCTGGAGGCCCGCCGCACCGGCCCAAAGGCCCAGGCCGTCAGTGGGCCCATGATCCGTGAACGCATCCCCATGCTGACCGACGCCACAGCCCGCCTGGCCGCGATGGACGCCTGCGGTGTCGACATACAGCTTGTGTCTCCCGTCCCCGACTACCACTACTGGGCGGACGAGGAGCTGGCCCGCACCGTGTGGGAGCTGGCCAACACCGGTGTCGCGGCACACTGCGCGCAGGCACCGGAGCGGCTGCGCGGCCTCGGGCTGGTCCCGCTCCAGCACCCGCACCTGGCCGTCGAGGCTCTCGAACACGCCTTGGAGCAGGGCCTGTCGGGTGTCGAGATCTCCTCGCACGCACCCGGCCGCGAACTGTCGGACCCCGCATACGAACCCTTCTGGAGCCGCGCGGAGGAGACCGGGGCGGTGCTGTTCCTGCACCCCTACGGCTGCACCCTCGACGAACGCCTGGACCAGTGGTACCTGTCCAACACCGTCGGCCAGCCCACCGAGAACGCCGTCGCGCTCTCCCACCTGATCTTCTCCGGCGTCCTGGACCGCCACCCGGAGCTGAAGCTGATCGCCGCGCACGGGGGCGGCTATCTGCCCACCCACATCGGCCGCTCCGACCACGCCTGGCGGGTCCGTCCCGATGCCAGGGGCTGCGCCCGCCCACCCAGCAGCTACCTCAAGCGGCTGTACTTCGACTCGCTCGTCCACGACCCGTCCGTCCTGCGCGAGCTGATCCGGATCGCGGGCGCCGACCGGGTGCTGCTCGGTTCCGACTTCCCCTTCGACATGGGGGCCGACGACCCACTGGCCGCCCTGCGCGCCGCTCACCTGCCCGACCCCGACTTCCACGCCATTCGCGGTGCCAACGCGGCATCGCTGCTGCGCCTCACCTGA
- a CDS encoding FAD-dependent monooxygenase encodes MPAVSTVLVVGGGTAGTAAAILLAEAGVAVDLVELKPDITALGSGITLQGNALRVLRRLGVWEDVKRGGHSHNQLALRAAGAAAGVIVKLDVDRTGGPDLPATVGMYRPALARILMDRVVAMGVKVRTGTTFADLTQDSTGVTVEFTDGSTGRYDLVVGADGIRSATRQALGIDADIQGESLGAWRVIVPRPASVSHTELYYGGPSYISGYCPINDRAMYAYFTEIAQDRMRTTPEEKLAIVRGFAEHYHGPWDEIRETLTDPSAIHYTWFESHLLDGPWHQGRVLLIGDAAHACPPTLAQGAAMALEDAHVLTDILVNRDRVSDEVLESFTMRRLPRTRAIVKASRQIVRWTLARDPGDVPALQAQIAALVTEPA; translated from the coding sequence ATGCCCGCAGTCAGCACCGTACTTGTTGTGGGAGGTGGTACAGCAGGTACCGCCGCCGCGATCCTGCTCGCCGAGGCGGGCGTCGCCGTCGACCTCGTCGAACTCAAACCCGACATCACCGCCCTGGGATCGGGTATCACCCTGCAGGGCAACGCGCTGAGGGTGCTGCGGCGGCTCGGAGTATGGGAGGACGTGAAACGCGGGGGGCACTCGCACAATCAGCTCGCCCTGCGCGCAGCCGGTGCCGCGGCTGGCGTCATCGTCAAGCTCGACGTCGATCGGACCGGTGGGCCGGACCTGCCCGCCACCGTCGGCATGTACCGTCCCGCGCTGGCACGCATCCTCATGGATCGCGTGGTGGCGATGGGAGTGAAGGTCCGCACAGGTACGACGTTCGCCGACCTCACGCAGGACAGCACGGGAGTGACCGTAGAGTTCACCGACGGCTCGACCGGACGTTATGACCTGGTGGTCGGCGCCGACGGGATCCGCTCCGCGACGCGGCAGGCGCTGGGGATCGACGCGGACATCCAGGGGGAGAGCCTTGGCGCGTGGCGAGTCATCGTGCCCCGCCCGGCTTCGGTCAGCCACACCGAGCTCTACTACGGCGGACCCTCTTACATCTCCGGCTACTGCCCGATCAACGACCGGGCCATGTACGCCTATTTCACCGAGATCGCGCAGGACCGCATGCGGACGACCCCGGAGGAAAAGCTCGCCATCGTGCGCGGATTCGCCGAGCACTATCACGGTCCTTGGGACGAGATCAGGGAAACACTGACCGACCCTTCCGCCATCCACTACACCTGGTTCGAGTCCCACCTGCTCGACGGGCCCTGGCACCAGGGCCGCGTGCTCCTCATAGGCGACGCGGCCCACGCCTGCCCGCCCACCCTCGCTCAGGGAGCCGCCATGGCCCTGGAGGATGCGCACGTGCTGACAGACATACTGGTGAACAGAGACCGGGTGAGTGACGAGGTGCTGGAGTCGTTCACGATGCGCCGACTGCCCAGGACCAGGGCCATCGTGAAAGCCTCCCGGCAGATCGTGCGCTGGACACTGGCCCGGGACCCGGGCGACGTACCCGCCTTGCAGGCTCAGATCGCCGCGCTGGTGACGGAACCTGCCTGA
- a CDS encoding FAD-dependent oxidoreductase yields MTDTRTVLVVGGGTAGNGLTVLLRKAGIGVDLVEARADWNVHGSGITTQGNALRVLREIGVWEEVEKHGFGFDALGITAPDGTVLHVDAHHRTGGGDLPAVVGMQRADLQRILIDAVRRSGARVRLGTTVQQLEQDAAGVDVTFSDGTSGRYDLVVAADGLHSATRAMIGMSERPEPVGMGIWRVCAPRPARVERTDLAYGGPCYIAGYCPTGPDSLYAYLVEPQRERASLVPDAYAEEMRRLAEPYGGAWDEIRASITDPKKVNYTVFTRHLVEGSWHRGRVVLVGDTAHSCPPTLAQGAAMSLEDALVLAELLAGRDDWDDELLTAYYERRIPRVRLVVDGAVQICRWQLDGVRDADVPGLIGRTMTMLTELP; encoded by the coding sequence ATGACCGACACTCGCACCGTCCTCGTCGTCGGCGGCGGCACCGCAGGAAACGGCCTGACCGTCCTGCTGCGCAAAGCCGGCATCGGCGTCGACCTCGTCGAAGCCAGGGCCGACTGGAACGTCCACGGCTCCGGAATCACCACTCAAGGCAACGCCCTGCGCGTCCTGCGCGAGATCGGCGTGTGGGAGGAGGTCGAGAAGCACGGCTTCGGGTTCGACGCGCTCGGCATCACCGCTCCCGACGGGACGGTACTGCACGTCGACGCGCATCACCGCACCGGCGGAGGGGACCTGCCCGCGGTTGTCGGCATGCAGCGGGCGGACCTCCAGCGCATCCTCATCGACGCGGTCCGAAGATCCGGTGCCCGGGTCCGGCTCGGCACCACCGTCCAGCAGCTGGAACAGGACGCCGCAGGTGTCGACGTCACCTTCAGCGACGGCACGTCGGGCCGGTACGACCTGGTCGTCGCCGCCGACGGACTGCACTCCGCGACCCGCGCCATGATCGGCATGAGCGAGCGGCCCGAACCCGTCGGCATGGGGATCTGGCGCGTCTGCGCCCCTCGTCCCGCACGTGTCGAGCGCACTGACCTCGCTTACGGCGGACCCTGTTACATCGCCGGCTACTGTCCCACCGGCCCGGACTCCCTCTACGCGTACCTGGTGGAACCCCAGCGGGAACGCGCGAGCCTCGTCCCCGACGCCTACGCCGAGGAGATGCGGCGTCTCGCCGAGCCGTACGGCGGTGCCTGGGACGAGATCCGCGCGTCCATCACCGATCCGAAGAAAGTCAACTACACGGTGTTCACCCGGCATCTGGTCGAGGGCTCCTGGCACCGCGGCCGCGTCGTGCTCGTCGGTGACACCGCGCACAGCTGCCCGCCCACTCTCGCCCAGGGCGCGGCGATGTCCCTGGAGGACGCCCTGGTCCTGGCGGAGCTGCTCGCCGGCCGCGACGACTGGGACGACGAACTGCTCACGGCCTACTACGAGCGGCGCATCCCCCGAGTCCGGCTGGTCGTGGACGGCGCCGTCCAGATCTGCCGGTGGCAGCTGGACGGGGTACGCGACGCCGACGTGCCCGGTCTGATCGGCCGCACGATGACCATGCTGACGGAACTGCCGTGA
- a CDS encoding VOC family protein, translating into MTERLLTHLRHVDLAVPDYDQQLDFYAGIWGLTKVAEDSGISFLAAEGSPEQYIVRLRKAEDKRLDLISYGAASPADVDTLAEQLLAGGVQLISQPGKVDTPGGGYGFRFFDIDGRTIEVSADVAARQHRKIEEKESIPVKLSHVVINSPDLGATKEWYEHHLGFRLSDTLWHPKMGEAMHFMRISSQHHSMAIAQGPHTSLHHISFEMRGIDEYMRGTGRLLRAGVHKVWGPGRHYAGDNTFSYFHDPHGNTVEYTTELEQLDEDTWHPHVYDFSTDEVSDQWGTANPVNELVAKESFNDPDRGCFIAPPV; encoded by the coding sequence ATGACCGAGCGTCTGCTCACCCACCTGAGGCATGTCGACCTCGCCGTTCCCGACTACGACCAACAACTCGACTTCTACGCCGGCATCTGGGGCCTGACCAAGGTCGCCGAGGACTCCGGCATCTCCTTCCTCGCCGCCGAGGGCAGCCCCGAGCAGTACATCGTGCGCCTGCGCAAGGCCGAGGACAAGCGCCTTGACCTCATCTCCTACGGCGCCGCCAGCCCGGCCGACGTCGACACCCTCGCCGAGCAACTCCTCGCCGGCGGCGTGCAGTTGATCTCCCAGCCGGGCAAGGTCGACACCCCCGGCGGCGGCTACGGCTTCCGCTTCTTCGACATCGACGGCCGCACCATCGAGGTCTCCGCCGACGTCGCCGCACGACAGCACCGCAAGATCGAGGAGAAGGAGTCGATCCCGGTCAAGCTGTCGCACGTCGTCATCAACTCCCCCGACCTGGGCGCCACCAAGGAGTGGTACGAGCACCACCTCGGCTTCCGGCTCTCCGACACCCTCTGGCACCCCAAGATGGGCGAGGCCATGCATTTCATGCGGATCAGCTCCCAGCACCACTCCATGGCCATCGCCCAGGGCCCGCACACCTCCCTGCACCACATCTCCTTCGAGATGCGCGGCATCGACGAGTACATGCGCGGCACCGGCCGACTGCTGCGCGCCGGGGTGCACAAGGTCTGGGGCCCCGGCCGCCACTACGCGGGCGACAACACCTTCTCCTACTTCCACGACCCGCACGGCAACACCGTCGAGTACACCACCGAGCTGGAGCAGCTGGACGAGGACACCTGGCACCCCCACGTCTACGACTTCTCCACCGACGAGGTCTCCGACCAGTGGGGCACGGCCAACCCCGTGAACGAACTGGTCGCCAAGGAGTCCTTCAACGACCCCGACCGCGGCTGCTTCATCGCCCCGCCGGTCTGA
- a CDS encoding cyclase family protein — protein sequence MSLDRRDPEGAIAGAAKAYSNWGRWGEDDVLGTLNFLDEAKRREGMALGRRGVSFSLSQRFDMNGPQKGWRRRTNPIHTMLMTGTDAALGNQGSPHGIGGADDLITMPLQCSTQWDGLGHVFDHGKAWNGRDAQKVVTADGDLVTGIEHMAPHVAGRGVLLDVGRVFGVGGGTSRSSGADSGGELPDGFAITEEHLTATAEAHGVIVGRGDIVLVRTGQLARVRREGWGDYAGGDAPGLSFTTAGWLHTSEIAAIATDTWGFEVRPNEFECAFQPLHQVVIPNMGLLVGEMWDLDALAADCADDGVYEFWLTAAPLPITGAVGSPVNPIAVK from the coding sequence GTGAGCCTGGACCGGCGCGATCCCGAGGGCGCGATCGCCGGGGCCGCGAAGGCGTACTCGAACTGGGGACGCTGGGGCGAGGACGACGTGCTCGGCACCCTCAACTTCCTCGACGAGGCGAAACGCCGCGAGGGTATGGCCCTGGGCCGGCGCGGGGTGAGTTTCTCTCTCTCGCAGCGCTTCGACATGAACGGCCCGCAGAAGGGCTGGCGCAGGCGCACCAACCCCATCCACACCATGCTGATGACCGGCACCGACGCCGCCCTCGGCAACCAGGGCTCCCCGCACGGCATCGGCGGCGCCGACGACCTCATCACGATGCCGCTGCAGTGTTCCACCCAGTGGGACGGACTCGGCCACGTCTTCGACCACGGCAAGGCGTGGAACGGACGCGACGCGCAGAAGGTCGTCACCGCCGACGGTGACCTCGTCACCGGCATCGAGCACATGGCCCCGCACGTCGCCGGGCGCGGCGTCCTCCTCGACGTGGGACGGGTCTTCGGCGTCGGTGGGGGCACCTCCCGCTCGAGCGGAGCCGACAGTGGGGGAGAGCTGCCCGACGGCTTCGCCATCACCGAGGAGCATCTGACGGCCACGGCCGAGGCACACGGCGTCATCGTCGGCCGGGGTGACATCGTCCTCGTGCGCACCGGGCAGCTGGCCCGGGTGCGCCGTGAGGGCTGGGGCGACTACGCGGGCGGTGACGCACCCGGCCTGTCCTTCACCACCGCCGGCTGGCTGCACACGAGCGAGATCGCCGCGATCGCCACCGACACCTGGGGCTTCGAGGTCCGGCCCAACGAGTTCGAGTGCGCCTTCCAGCCGCTGCACCAGGTCGTCATCCCCAACATGGGCCTGCTGGTCGGCGAGATGTGGGACCTCGACGCGCTCGCCGCGGACTGCGCGGACGACGGCGTGTACGAGTTCTGGCTCACCGCCGCACCCCTGCCCATCACCGGAGCCGTCGGCTCCCCCGTCAACCCGATCGCCGTCAAGTAG
- a CDS encoding flavin reductase family protein has protein sequence MGETRRVRDLVVRKKRPAGARTVEVLLSDPDGGRLPKWPPGAHIDLLLPNRLIRSYSLAGEPSDADWRLLIRCPPPVDERGAAASASVYVRDVLAAGDRVRARGPYDRFRLAGASAYLFLASGAGIAPLLPMARLIGTARVYPWSLIHVDRGSGNGALRKEVLALGPPASVSDGLDIDATLSAAAAGTAVYVCGPDHFVAAVEKAAQQTPRIQVNRQRFDAAALREGAGRPCDIVLARRHEQVHVEAGTPILTALLDAGVDVPYACGAGICGACAVRVVEGRIDHRDSVLSRSERDAGNLIITCVSRAADDGIVLDL, from the coding sequence GTGGGTGAGACGCGACGTGTGCGCGACCTCGTCGTACGCAAGAAGCGTCCAGCCGGCGCCCGTACCGTGGAAGTCCTGCTGTCGGATCCGGACGGCGGAAGGCTGCCCAAGTGGCCGCCGGGAGCACATATCGACCTGCTGCTGCCCAACCGGCTGATCCGTTCGTACTCCCTGGCCGGAGAGCCTTCCGATGCCGACTGGCGCCTGTTGATCAGGTGCCCGCCGCCCGTGGACGAGCGGGGCGCGGCCGCCTCGGCTTCCGTGTACGTGCGGGACGTCCTCGCCGCCGGAGACCGGGTGAGAGCACGTGGGCCGTACGACCGCTTCCGGCTGGCAGGAGCAAGCGCCTATCTGTTCCTGGCCTCGGGTGCGGGGATCGCACCGCTCCTGCCGATGGCTCGCTTGATCGGCACGGCCCGCGTCTACCCGTGGTCCCTGATCCATGTCGACCGTGGGTCGGGCAACGGGGCACTGCGCAAAGAGGTGCTCGCCCTGGGGCCGCCTGCCTCGGTCAGCGATGGCCTGGATATCGACGCGACGCTCAGTGCGGCCGCAGCTGGGACCGCGGTGTACGTCTGCGGGCCGGACCACTTCGTGGCCGCGGTGGAGAAGGCCGCGCAGCAGACTCCACGCATACAGGTGAACAGGCAGCGCTTCGACGCGGCGGCACTCCGTGAGGGCGCCGGTCGCCCCTGCGACATCGTGCTGGCACGGCGTCACGAACAGGTCCACGTCGAGGCGGGCACTCCCATCCTGACCGCGCTGCTCGACGCCGGCGTCGACGTGCCGTACGCCTGTGGCGCCGGAATCTGCGGTGCATGCGCCGTGCGGGTTGTCGAGGGACGGATCGACCACCGCGATTCCGTACTCAGCAGGTCGGAACGCGACGCGGGAAATTTGATCATCACCTGTGTCTCGCGTGCGGCAGACGACGGGATCGTCCTCGACTTGTGA
- a CDS encoding VOC family protein — protein MGEIAKLGYVGVESPDHEEWRTWAPKVLGCMLGPDGADGAVRVKIDDADYRISVHPGTEHRFAYAGWEVLNHRDLDTAVKRLENAGVKTEVADQATTEARGVDRLVHFEDPFGQRLELYCYQDSGYRDWDPPRPHAGFVTGDQGLGHVVFAVPDARKAVDFYVDAMGFLTSDIITLKEPLGQMWFLRANPRHHSVALLEVPNSLGLHHVYLESRSLDDVGYSYYDVLGGDENPDLLMNLGRHIGDQTVSFYIHSPAGFFIEYGWDGLAIDDLERRSPHFINLRKGKRPEMWGHKFRFQPNETVKPYLS, from the coding sequence ATGGGAGAGATCGCCAAACTCGGTTACGTGGGAGTCGAATCCCCCGACCACGAGGAGTGGCGCACCTGGGCCCCGAAGGTGCTCGGATGCATGCTCGGTCCCGACGGGGCGGACGGCGCCGTACGCGTCAAGATCGACGATGCCGATTACCGGATCTCCGTGCACCCCGGCACGGAGCACAGGTTCGCTTACGCGGGCTGGGAAGTCCTGAACCACCGCGACCTGGACACCGCCGTGAAGCGGCTGGAGAACGCCGGCGTCAAGACCGAAGTCGCCGACCAGGCGACCACCGAAGCACGCGGCGTGGACCGGCTGGTGCACTTCGAAGACCCCTTCGGCCAGCGCCTGGAGCTGTACTGCTACCAGGACTCCGGCTACCGCGACTGGGACCCGCCCCGGCCGCACGCCGGGTTCGTCACCGGCGACCAGGGCCTTGGCCACGTCGTCTTCGCCGTGCCCGACGCCCGCAAGGCGGTGGACTTCTACGTCGACGCCATGGGCTTCCTCACCAGCGACATCATCACGCTCAAGGAGCCGCTGGGACAGATGTGGTTCCTCCGGGCCAACCCGCGCCACCACAGCGTCGCTCTGCTCGAAGTGCCCAACTCGCTCGGCCTGCACCACGTCTACCTGGAATCCCGCAGCCTGGACGACGTCGGTTACTCCTACTACGACGTCCTGGGCGGGGACGAGAACCCCGACCTGCTGATGAACCTCGGACGCCACATCGGGGACCAGACAGTGTCCTTCTACATCCACTCGCCGGCCGGCTTCTTCATCGAGTACGGCTGGGACGGCCTGGCCATCGACGACCTGGAGCGCAGGTCGCCGCACTTCATCAATCTGCGCAAGGGCAAGCGGCCAGAGATGTGGGGACACAAGTTCCGCTTCCAGCCCAACGAGACGGTCAAGCCCTACCTGTCCTGA
- a CDS encoding MFS transporter, with product MPASVPLPSAAIGELAPPCVSVSGPAHLLRVSALMAGSCLPVLGAVLIAPVLPKMQDHFASTPGATALVPLALTIPALALALLAPFAGVIVDRVGRKRLLLVATVLYALFGTAPLWLDSLGAIIASRALVGVAEAAIMTCCTTLIGDYYSGRRRVKYLALQTMCASASATAFFVLGGAAGAAGWRVPFWVYAVSLLLAPVLAFALPGPTVREVPKTAVEGLPAAHRPFPWRQMTGICALTFFGAMVFYTVPAEMSYLLDDLGVENTGVIGLATAGASAATVAGAITFARLKRSPDPMLPVIFAVCTAGFGVMFLADSIPLMAVGAVINCLGTGMLLPALLTSAMSRLKYEDRGRGTGLWTSAYFGGCFVCPLVLLAVESVVGTLAGAVGLLGLTTAAIALGLLVAGRRAVHTGPARSV from the coding sequence ATGCCTGCTTCCGTTCCCTTGCCCTCCGCCGCGATCGGCGAGTTGGCCCCGCCGTGCGTGAGTGTGTCGGGCCCGGCACACCTGCTTCGGGTGAGCGCGCTGATGGCGGGCAGCTGTCTGCCCGTGCTGGGGGCGGTACTGATCGCTCCTGTGCTGCCGAAAATGCAGGACCACTTCGCCTCGACCCCCGGCGCCACGGCGCTCGTGCCCCTCGCGCTGACCATTCCGGCACTGGCACTTGCGCTGCTGGCACCGTTCGCCGGAGTGATCGTGGACCGCGTGGGCCGCAAGCGTCTGCTGCTGGTGGCGACCGTCCTGTACGCGCTGTTCGGCACCGCACCGCTCTGGCTGGACTCGCTGGGCGCGATCATTGCCAGCCGCGCCCTGGTCGGCGTCGCCGAGGCTGCCATCATGACCTGCTGCACCACCCTGATCGGCGACTACTACTCCGGCCGGCGGCGGGTGAAGTACCTCGCCCTGCAGACCATGTGCGCCTCCGCGTCCGCCACGGCGTTCTTCGTGCTCGGAGGTGCTGCCGGTGCGGCGGGCTGGCGGGTCCCGTTCTGGGTGTACGCGGTGAGCCTGCTGCTCGCCCCGGTGCTGGCCTTCGCCCTGCCCGGCCCGACGGTGCGCGAGGTCCCAAAGACAGCCGTGGAAGGTCTCCCGGCGGCCCATCGCCCCTTCCCTTGGCGGCAGATGACGGGCATCTGCGCCCTTACCTTCTTCGGGGCGATGGTGTTCTACACCGTTCCCGCGGAGATGTCGTACCTGCTCGATGACCTCGGTGTGGAGAACACCGGTGTCATTGGTCTGGCAACCGCGGGCGCGAGCGCCGCCACGGTGGCCGGAGCGATCACCTTCGCCCGGCTGAAGCGCTCCCCCGACCCGATGCTGCCCGTCATCTTCGCGGTTTGCACGGCCGGCTTCGGGGTGATGTTCCTCGCCGACAGCATCCCGCTGATGGCCGTCGGTGCAGTGATCAACTGCCTGGGTACGGGAATGCTGTTGCCGGCGCTCCTCACCAGTGCCATGTCCCGGCTGAAGTACGAGGACCGCGGCCGGGGCACGGGGCTGTGGACATCTGCCTACTTCGGTGGCTGTTTCGTGTGCCCGCTGGTGCTGCTCGCCGTCGAGTCGGTGGTCGGCACGCTGGCCGGTGCCGTGGGCCTGCTGGGCCTGACCACCGCGGCAATCGCGCTCGGGCTGCTGGTCGCCGGGCGGCGGGCCGTGCACACGGGCCCCGCACGATCTGTGTGA
- a CDS encoding fumarylacetoacetate hydrolase family protein has product MRFATYEYQGRRHCGVLDGAAIRPFPDGTTLLDLIRSGLPRAATDLPPTADPVPLDAVRLLPPLEPPSVRDFYTFEEHIEGVRRSGDRGVPEAWYDAPTFYFTNPQALIGARDDVPYPPGSKVLDFELEVAVVIGREGRDLTPEQARDHIAGYTLFNDWSARDLQVHEMQVGLGPCKGKDTATTLGPHLVTPDELEPYRDADGFLRLALTSEINGEVVGKDLLSNMSWTFEEMIAYASRGTVVRAGDVLGSGTCGNGGCLAELWGIRGERIPPPLKPGDTVTLTADVLGSVRNTVIPGPEPVPLPTGRRRPRSRPRP; this is encoded by the coding sequence ATGCGCTTCGCCACATACGAGTATCAGGGCCGCCGCCACTGCGGCGTGCTGGACGGTGCCGCCATACGTCCCTTCCCCGACGGCACGACACTGCTCGACCTGATCCGCTCCGGCCTCCCGCGAGCGGCAACGGACCTCCCACCCACCGCGGACCCGGTCCCGCTGGACGCCGTAAGGCTGCTTCCGCCCCTGGAACCGCCGTCCGTGCGCGACTTCTACACCTTCGAAGAGCACATCGAGGGCGTACGGCGCTCCGGGGACCGCGGCGTACCCGAGGCGTGGTACGACGCACCCACCTTCTACTTCACCAACCCCCAAGCCCTGATCGGCGCGCGCGACGACGTCCCGTATCCGCCCGGCAGCAAGGTGCTGGACTTCGAACTCGAGGTCGCGGTCGTCATCGGCCGCGAGGGCCGTGACCTGACGCCCGAGCAAGCGCGCGACCACATCGCCGGATACACCCTGTTCAATGACTGGTCGGCCCGTGACCTCCAGGTCCACGAAATGCAGGTCGGACTCGGCCCCTGCAAGGGCAAGGACACCGCCACCACCCTCGGCCCCCACCTCGTGACCCCGGACGAGCTGGAGCCGTACCGGGACGCCGACGGCTTCCTGCGCCTCGCCCTGACCTCGGAGATCAACGGCGAGGTCGTCGGCAAGGACCTGCTGTCCAACATGAGCTGGACCTTCGAGGAGATGATCGCCTACGCCTCACGCGGAACCGTCGTCCGAGCCGGCGACGTGCTCGGCTCGGGCACCTGCGGCAACGGCGGCTGCCTGGCCGAACTGTGGGGCATCCGCGGCGAGCGGATCCCGCCGCCGCTGAAGCCGGGCGACACCGTCACCCTCACCGCGGACGTCCTCGGCTCCGTCCGCAACACCGTCATCCCCGGCCCCGAGCCGGTACCCCTCCCGACCGGACGCCGTCGTCCCCGAAGCCGTCCCCGTCCCTGA